The genomic region CGCTACGTTGAAGAAGAGTTGCAGGCCTGGCGTGAGCTCGGCGTCGAGGGCCATTTCCGGGGACGCCGGCCCTGGAAGGACTACACCGATCACTTCGCGGCGCCGCTCGCGCAGCTCACGGGCGCGCACGAAAGCGAGGTCGTCTGCATGAACAGCCTGACCGTCAACCTGCACCTGTTGATGGCCAGCTTCTTCCGCCCCTCCGCAGGGCGTTACAAGCTCCTGATCGAGCGCTCGGCCTTCCCGTCCGATCGCTATGCGGCGGTATCGCAGCTGCGCTTTCACGGGCTCGATCCCGAGGACGCCCTGGTCGAGGTCGGGCCGGCCCCCGGCGAGCCCCATGTCCGAACCGAGGAACTCGTGGCGGCGATCCGCACCGCCGGAGATTCGCTGGCCCTGGCGCTGCTGCCCGGCGTGCAGTATCTCTCGGGCGAGGCATTCGATATCGGCGCATTGACCGAGGAGGCGCATGCGGTGGGCGCGCTCGCCGGCTGGGACCTCGCCCATGCCATCGGCAACGTGCCCCTGGACCTGCACGACGCGAACGCCGATTTCGCGGCCTGGTGCAGCTACAAGTACCTCAACGGGGGTCCCGGCACGGTGGCGGGCGCTTTCGTCCATGCGCGCTACGGCGACGACCCCACCCTGAATCGCCTGGCGGGCTGGTGGGGACACGACAAGGCGACGCGCTTTCGCATGGATCCGGACTTCGTGCCGATCCCGGGCGCGGAAGGATGGCAGCTGTCCAACCCCCCTGTGATCGCGATGGCGCCGCTCCTCGCGTCCCTGGAACTGTTCACGGCCGCCGGCCCGTCCCTGCTGCGAGAGAAGTCACTGGCGCTGACGGTGCTGCTGGAAGACCGCCTCGACGAGCACCTCGGCTCCGCCGTCGAGATCATCACGCCCCGTGAACCGGCGCGCCGCGGCGCCCAGCTCTCCCTCCGCCTGCGTGCGGGCACGGCCGCCGGGCGCAAGGCATTCGCTCGCCTCGGCGCAGCGGGCATCGTCTGCGACTGGCGGGAACCGGACGTGATCCGCGTGGCGCCTGTACCGCTCTACAACCGCTACAGCGACGTCGAACGTTTCGTCGCGGTGCTGGCGGACGCATTGCGGTGAGCCGGGCCGTCACGCTCATCGGCGCGGGACTCGGCGGCGCACTGGCCGCCATCTTCCTGGCACGTCGCGGCCGTGAAGTGACGATCTACGAGCAGCGTCCCGACCTGCGGCGGGTGGCGCTGCCTGCCGGTCGCTCCATCAACCTGGCGCTGGCGAACCGGGGCCTGAAGGCCCTCCGGGCGGCCGGCCTCGAGACCGCCGTCGCGGAACTGTTGACCGAGATGCGCGGCCGCATGGTGCACCCGGTCGAAGGAGCGCTCGACTTCCAGCCCTACGGTCAACGGGCGCACGAGGTCATCTACTCCGTCTCGCGGCCGGGACTCAACGCCCTGCTGCTGGAGGCGGCGGAACGCGCCGGCGTGCGCATCCGTTTCGGCATGCGCTGCATGGCGGTGGATTTCGACACGGACACGCTCGAGTTCGAAGACGAAACGAGCGGCACCCGGGAGCAGGTCAGGCTGACGCCGTGCATCGGCGCCGACGGCGCCGGCTCGATGTTGCGCAAGGCCCTGGCGAACCGGCCCGGCTACGAAAGCCGCGAAGACATGCTCTCGCACGGCTACAAGGAGCTCAGCATCCTGGCCGATGCGCGGGGCGCCCCGCGCATGGATCCGGGCGCACTGCATATCTGGCCGCGCGGGGGACACATGCTGATCGCCCTGCCGAACCGGGACAACACCTTCACGGTCACCCTGTTCCTCGCGCAGAGCGGCGAACCGTCGTTCGCCAGCCTCGGCACCAAGGAGGCCGTGCGCCGCTTCTTCTCCGACGAGTTCCCGGATGCCGCAGCGCTGATCGACGAGCTGGAGGACAGCTTCCTGGCCAACCCGACCGGCACGCTCGGCACCGTGCGCTGCTCCCCGTGGCACCTCGAGGACCGGGCGCTGCTGCTCGGCGACGCCGCCCATGCCATCGTGCCCTTCCATGGCCAGGGCATGAACTGCGCCTTCGAGGACGCGCTGGAACTCGATCGCTGTTTCGGCTCCGTTGAAGACGCAGGCTCCGCAGACGATGCTCGCGCCGCGGCCTTCCGCATGTTCTATGCGCGACGTAAACCCAATGCGGACGCCATCGCGGACATGGCGCTGGAGAACTACGTCGAGATGCGGGACTCGGTCCGGGATCCCGGGTTCCTGTTACGGCAGGCGGTCGCCTTCGAACTGGAACGACGCCATCCGGATCGCTTTGCCCGGCGCTACGGCCTCGTCATGTTTCGCGACGATGTGCCCTATGCCGAAGCGCAGCGGCGGGGACGGATCCAGGAGACGCTGCTCGTCGAGTTGACCGCGGGTCTCGATAATGCCGCGGCCGTCGACTATGATCGGGCCGGAAAACTGATTGCTGCGCGCCTCGATCCCTTGCCGGAACTCGACAAACCAGGCTGAGCGCGGCACTGGAGATCCCGCCGATGCCAGCGCCGACATTCTCCCGCCTGACCCTCTTCGAGCGCTTTTTGCAGCTGTTCACCTCGCTGCGCCCCGGCGAGGGACGCACCGTGTTTCTCATGCTGGCGCAGGTCTTTCTCCTGCTGCACGGCTATTACCTCATCAAGCTCGTGCGCGATACGCTGATCCTCGTCGAAGGTTCGGCCGAGGTGCGCTCCTACGCCAACGGCGCAATTGCCGTGACGCTGATTTTCCTGGTCCCGCTGTACAAGCTGTTATTCGATTACCTCAGGCGCGGCGGCGACAAGTCGGTCGTCTTGCGCTGGGTCGGGGGATTCTTCGCGTCCAACCTGCTGATCTTCGCCTTCCTCTTCTGGCTGGGCATCCCGGTGGCGGTACCGTTTTTCATCTGGGTGGGGGTATACAGCGTCATGGTGGTCGCGCAGTTCTGGGCGTTTGCCGCCGACCTGCTGAACATCAAGACCGGGCAGCGGCTGTTCGCCCTCATCATGGTCGGCGCGGCGCTCGGGGCGTTGACGGGCAGCCAGGTGGCGGGCCGGCTCTACGAGGTGGTCGGCGTGACGAACCTCATGCTGCTTTCGGCCGCCATGCTGGTCTGCGTGCTGCTGCTCAGCCGGGTCGCCGAGCGTGCCGTCCCCGAAGGCTCGCGTGCAGCCGCAGCAGAGGAAGCGCCCGAGGCCGGGAGCTCGTTTGCCAGGGTGCTCGGCGGTTTCAGCACCGTGTTGCAAAGCAGCTACCTGTTCCGGATCGCGATATTCGTGCTGCTGCTCAACCTCGTGAACAGCAACGGCACGTATATTCTCGCGGCCTTCCTCAGCGATCATGCAGCGCAGCTGGTCGCCGCGAGCACGGCCGGCTTGACGACAGGCACCGTCATCTCGAAATTCTATGGCAATTTCTACGCCACCCTGACCGCGCTGCAGATCCTCGTCCAGCTGTTCCTGGTGTCACGCATTTTTCGCTGGTTCGGCGTGCGCGGCGCCATCCTGATCCTGCCGGCCGTCATGCTGCTGAACTACGGCCTCATCCTGTTTTTCCCGGTCTTCGCGCTCGTGCGGGTATTGATGATCATCGAGATGACCACCAACTACTCGATCCAGAACACGACCAATCACACTCTTTACCTGCCGGTGACGCGCGAAGAGAAGTACGTCGGCAAGACCACCATCGACACGTTCTTCGTGCGCTTCGGCGACCTGCTGCAGGCGATGATGGTGTTTCTCGTGGCGCAGGTGCTCGGACTGGAGATCGGCTGGATCATCGGCATCAACCTCTGCCTGGCGGCGGTGCTTTTCGCCCTGGGCAATGCCATCGGGCGCCGTCATCACGGCGAGATCCGGCACAACCTGGCCAACATGCCACCGGTCATCCAGGCGCCCCTGCCCGACGTCTACGTGCCCGCGGGGCAGATGCTGGTGTTCAGCGTCCCGGACAGGGCCTTCATGGACCCTGATCCGGGCGACACGCTGCGTTACGAAGCGAAATCGGCCGACGGCAGTCCGCTGCCGGCCTGGATCCGTTTCGACCGGCACAACCAGACGTTCACGCTGCAGCCGCCGCAGGATACGGCGGGAGAGCGGCGCGTGGTCCTGACGGCCACGGACTTCGAGGGGCTCAGCGTGCACGCCGAATTCGGCATCGAGTATGGGCCCGACCCGGTCCCCCGCTTCAGCGCAATCTCTGCAGCTGCGTCGCCCGGGTCACCAGTGCCTCCAGTTGGCGCGGATGGAGATACGCCGATAACGGCGCCACATTCTGGGCAGTAATCGTCTCGAGCGCCGCGCCCATCTGCGGCGTCAGCGTCAGCTCGGAATTACGCAACATCGCCCGGACATCGCTCGCCACGCCGAAGGCCTCCGACTGGTCGGTCAGCCAGAGTCGCCAGTCTTCATCGTAGCGCAGGGTGCCCAGGTCATGGACCGCATTCAGGATAAGCACGTCGAAGGCACTCATCAGCTGATACTGCCCGGCCAGGTCGCACGCGCCGGTGAAGGGAATCTGCTGCGCCTGGCGCTGCCGTTCGGAGAACGATCCCGGAATCCACAAACGCAGTGAGCCACGCGCATCGCCGATCTCTCGCTCCACGGTCACGGGCACCATGCCCAGTTCCAGCAGGCGATCGACCCGGTAAGCAGCGATCTCGTAGCCGAAACGTTCGGCCTGCTCGTCGCCCCGTCGCCACCTGCGCGATTCCAGCCCCGGGGCGGTATCGACCGTGTTGAACACCGCGTCGAGGCGGCGCCCGTCATGCTCCAGCACGACGCGCTGCACCTCCGCGTCGCCAGCCGCGTCGACCTCGGTCACGTCCGCCGTAAGCAGGAAAGCCTCGATCTCTGCGTCGCTCATGCCGTAAGGACGATCCCATTCACGGGGCGGAGCCGTCTCTACCTCGGCGTAGCCCTCGCCCGCGTACCAGGCGCGCACCGTGCCGTCCTCGAGCACCAGGGCCGAGGGGCGGCCTTGATAGGCCGAGACGTTCATGCCGGTATCGACGCGCAGCACGTGACCGTCCAGTCGGCTTGTGATCCTGCGGCCGCGGGTCGGCGTATGGCCGACCGCAACCCGGGCGGCGCCGAATTGTTCGAGCACGCGCTTGGTGGGCTCGGTCTCCACATAGGCGTGGCAAAGCGAATTGCCGCGGTACCAGAGCGGTCCATCCGGGATGAAAGGCAGGCCTTCCGTGGCCGC from Wenzhouxiangella sp. XN24 harbors:
- the kynU gene encoding kynureninase is translated as MNAARLDALDPLAAFRDQFHIPRHEGEDCIYLCGNSLGLQPKNAARYVEEELQAWRELGVEGHFRGRRPWKDYTDHFAAPLAQLTGAHESEVVCMNSLTVNLHLLMASFFRPSAGRYKLLIERSAFPSDRYAAVSQLRFHGLDPEDALVEVGPAPGEPHVRTEELVAAIRTAGDSLALALLPGVQYLSGEAFDIGALTEEAHAVGALAGWDLAHAIGNVPLDLHDANADFAAWCSYKYLNGGPGTVAGAFVHARYGDDPTLNRLAGWWGHDKATRFRMDPDFVPIPGAEGWQLSNPPVIAMAPLLASLELFTAAGPSLLREKSLALTVLLEDRLDEHLGSAVEIITPREPARRGAQLSLRLRAGTAAGRKAFARLGAAGIVCDWREPDVIRVAPVPLYNRYSDVERFVAVLADALR
- a CDS encoding NAD(P)/FAD-dependent oxidoreductase produces the protein MSRAVTLIGAGLGGALAAIFLARRGREVTIYEQRPDLRRVALPAGRSINLALANRGLKALRAAGLETAVAELLTEMRGRMVHPVEGALDFQPYGQRAHEVIYSVSRPGLNALLLEAAERAGVRIRFGMRCMAVDFDTDTLEFEDETSGTREQVRLTPCIGADGAGSMLRKALANRPGYESREDMLSHGYKELSILADARGAPRMDPGALHIWPRGGHMLIALPNRDNTFTVTLFLAQSGEPSFASLGTKEAVRRFFSDEFPDAAALIDELEDSFLANPTGTLGTVRCSPWHLEDRALLLGDAAHAIVPFHGQGMNCAFEDALELDRCFGSVEDAGSADDARAAAFRMFYARRKPNADAIADMALENYVEMRDSVRDPGFLLRQAVAFELERRHPDRFARRYGLVMFRDDVPYAEAQRRGRIQETLLVELTAGLDNAAAVDYDRAGKLIAARLDPLPELDKPG
- a CDS encoding ATP translocase, encoding MPAPTFSRLTLFERFLQLFTSLRPGEGRTVFLMLAQVFLLLHGYYLIKLVRDTLILVEGSAEVRSYANGAIAVTLIFLVPLYKLLFDYLRRGGDKSVVLRWVGGFFASNLLIFAFLFWLGIPVAVPFFIWVGVYSVMVVAQFWAFAADLLNIKTGQRLFALIMVGAALGALTGSQVAGRLYEVVGVTNLMLLSAAMLVCVLLLSRVAERAVPEGSRAAAAEEAPEAGSSFARVLGGFSTVLQSSYLFRIAIFVLLLNLVNSNGTYILAAFLSDHAAQLVAASTAGLTTGTVISKFYGNFYATLTALQILVQLFLVSRIFRWFGVRGAILILPAVMLLNYGLILFFPVFALVRVLMIIEMTTNYSIQNTTNHTLYLPVTREEKYVGKTTIDTFFVRFGDLLQAMMVFLVAQVLGLEIGWIIGINLCLAAVLFALGNAIGRRHHGEIRHNLANMPPVIQAPLPDVYVPAGQMLVFSVPDRAFMDPDPGDTLRYEAKSADGSPLPAWIRFDRHNQTFTLQPPQDTAGERRVVLTATDFEGLSVHAEFGIEYGPDPVPRFSAISAAASPGSPVPPVGADGDTPITAPHSGQ
- a CDS encoding metallophosphoesterase, with the translated sequence MLHVIQEKIRQASWLLLLFLLPGAQALSAADYRFEGVDRVVVVGDVHGAYDELVTLLQGTGLVDAELRWSGGEAHLVSLGDLLDRGDYGKQVMDLLMRLDEEAAAAGGDVHVIHGNHEAMNLAGDLRYVSLGDYAQFGAEQAGEFPPGFFERRAALAPDGEYGAWLLDLPVAIVVNDTLFIHGGVSPLLDRLTLDTLNERARSDIRRFAQGWHTLLDAGIVSDDDGQRMIIARAAALGEDAAPEVRAAGDAITAATEGLPFIPDGPLWYRGNSLCHAYVETEPTKRVLEQFGAARVAVGHTPTRGRRITSRLDGHVLRVDTGMNVSAYQGRPSALVLEDGTVRAWYAGEGYAEVETAPPREWDRPYGMSDAEIEAFLLTADVTEVDAAGDAEVQRVVLEHDGRRLDAVFNTVDTAPGLESRRWRRGDEQAERFGYEIAAYRVDRLLELGMVPVTVEREIGDARGSLRLWIPGSFSERQRQAQQIPFTGACDLAGQYQLMSAFDVLILNAVHDLGTLRYDEDWRLWLTDQSEAFGVASDVRAMLRNSELTLTPQMGAALETITAQNVAPLSAYLHPRQLEALVTRATQLQRLR